One segment of Psychromonas sp. psych-6C06 DNA contains the following:
- a CDS encoding polysaccharide lyase has product MKYSPLAILVASVLVQPVTALASSTDCTGVNNWTVDGTYVGGTHIVHNQKKYKANWWSKGADPEFTSGPWQEWSLLGNCIDSGITPTSVPTIAPTAVPTALPTAAPTAIPTALPTVAPTAIPTALPTVAPTAIPTALPTVAPTVIPTALPTIAPTALPTVTPTNMPTSVPTLAPTPTLAPTIVPTAVPTIAPTPTTVPSDIDQLDFIYFNNFNQHELGLYSEQEFANDWNKSANTSSGVEAGRVKIVTDPDQPENHVLRVSYEANNVGGSSASVFNYDIEGGGFDKLWLQYKVRFDEAFEWVKGGKLPGLAGWDAGSKPTGCVTNSAIDGFSARFMWREQGHAFNYLYNPAKTEYCGDYESTYTFFKKGVWYTITSFVSLNSIGNNDAYIESYIDGEKVSELTGLTLRTDANVTINKFLFETFFGGSSTAWAPTSEQYSYFDDIVIAQESPLAIVETQKEQVYYSAPLSGYQQWQTGSSYPEDSLVYRQNDEGEYLHYQARKYVHSNKDPLQTFLPEDHLEIYSPVRLDSGQYWILLNDPQLK; this is encoded by the coding sequence ATGAAATATTCCCCCCTCGCTATTTTAGTCGCTAGTGTACTCGTTCAACCTGTTACAGCATTAGCTAGCAGTACCGATTGTACTGGTGTGAATAATTGGACTGTTGATGGTACCTATGTTGGCGGTACTCACATTGTCCATAACCAGAAAAAATACAAAGCAAATTGGTGGAGCAAAGGCGCTGACCCAGAGTTTACGTCGGGCCCTTGGCAAGAATGGTCATTGCTAGGCAACTGTATTGACAGCGGTATTACGCCAACATCAGTGCCCACTATCGCACCCACTGCAGTACCGACAGCTTTGCCAACCGCAGCACCAACTGCAATTCCGACTGCTTTGCCAACAGTTGCGCCAACTGCAATTCCGACGGCTTTGCCAACAGTTGCGCCAACTGCAATTCCGACGGCTTTGCCAACAGTTGCGCCAACTGTAATTCCGACTGCATTGCCAACCATCGCACCTACTGCATTGCCAACAGTTACTCCAACAAATATGCCTACATCTGTTCCTACATTGGCACCAACACCAACTCTGGCGCCTACGATTGTACCGACTGCAGTTCCAACGATTGCCCCAACTCCTACGACGGTGCCATCCGATATAGACCAGCTTGATTTTATCTATTTTAATAACTTCAATCAGCATGAGTTAGGTCTATATAGTGAACAAGAGTTTGCAAATGACTGGAATAAGTCAGCAAACACCTCTTCGGGTGTTGAAGCGGGACGCGTTAAAATTGTGACTGACCCTGATCAGCCTGAAAATCATGTTTTACGTGTTTCCTATGAAGCCAATAATGTGGGTGGAAGTTCAGCTTCGGTATTCAATTATGATATTGAGGGCGGTGGCTTTGACAAACTATGGTTACAATACAAAGTTCGTTTCGATGAAGCATTTGAATGGGTAAAAGGTGGCAAACTACCTGGATTAGCTGGCTGGGATGCAGGAAGCAAACCAACAGGTTGTGTCACTAACAGTGCTATCGACGGATTTAGTGCTCGTTTTATGTGGCGTGAACAGGGACATGCTTTTAACTATTTATATAACCCTGCAAAAACAGAATATTGCGGTGATTATGAAAGCACTTACACTTTCTTTAAAAAAGGCGTCTGGTATACCATCACAAGCTTCGTTTCATTAAACAGTATCGGTAATAATGATGCTTACATTGAAAGTTATATTGATGGTGAAAAGGTATCTGAGCTCACTGGATTAACCCTAAGAACAGATGCAAATGTGACTATCAACAAATTTTTATTTGAAACCTTCTTTGGCGGAAGTAGCACTGCATGGGCACCAACTTCAGAACAGTATAGTTACTTTGATGATATCGTCATTGCGCAAGAGAGCCCTTTAGCAATAGTAGAGACTCAAAAAGAGCAGGTATATTATAGTGCACCACTATCAGGTTATCAGCAGTGGCAAACAGGTAGTAGTTATCCTGAAGATTCATTGGTTTATCGACAAAATGATGAAGGTGAATATTTACACTATCAAGCACGTAAATATGTGCATAGCAATAAAGATCCATTACAGACCTTCTTACCAGAGGATCACCTTGAGATATACAGTCCTGTGCGTTTAGATTCTGGCCAATACTGGATATTACTCAATGATCCACAGCTTAAATAA
- a CDS encoding DUF3622 domain-containing protein, which yields MSQKNKFDFRINQVGEQWDAEITRRVSARRTSVSKRKKGFANEALATEWAKEALEEFLKNQQESNKRKSERRATRNELAAQALAAKTAAAAAFDEKQQAYFESLDDEDEYDEDYDNQ from the coding sequence ATGTCACAAAAAAACAAATTCGACTTTCGTATTAATCAAGTTGGTGAACAGTGGGATGCGGAGATAACACGTCGAGTTTCTGCGCGTAGAACATCGGTTTCTAAGCGTAAAAAAGGCTTTGCTAATGAAGCATTAGCAACTGAATGGGCAAAAGAGGCACTTGAAGAGTTCCTTAAAAACCAACAAGAAAGCAATAAACGTAAATCAGAAAGACGTGCAACCCGCAACGAACTGGCAGCACAAGCATTAGCGGCTAAAACAGCAGCAGCGGCCGCTTTTGATGAAAAACAACAGGCTTACTTTGAATCATTAGATGATGAAGACGAGTACGATGAAGATTACGATAACCAGTAA
- a CDS encoding VF530 family protein codes for MNQDPLHGVKLEDILVKLEKELGWEKMGETLNIKCFINNPRLKSSLRFLRQTPWARKKVEILYLKTFCSDNPATKALIRNFIEQKNNSAVKTRIKDDGFSWPTIKNK; via the coding sequence ATGAATCAAGATCCACTTCACGGTGTCAAACTGGAAGATATTTTAGTCAAACTCGAAAAAGAGTTAGGCTGGGAAAAAATGGGAGAAACACTCAATATAAAGTGCTTTATTAATAATCCAAGGTTAAAATCGAGCTTAAGATTTTTACGTCAAACTCCCTGGGCACGCAAGAAGGTTGAAATTTTATATCTAAAAACTTTTTGTAGCGATAACCCTGCGACAAAGGCGTTGATTCGCAACTTTATTGAACAAAAAAATAATTCAGCCGTTAAAACACGTATCAAAGATGATGGTTTTAGCTGGCCAACAATAAAAAACAAATAA
- a CDS encoding choice-of-anchor I family protein codes for MKRTILSTIILSTVLSACSNTANESSSIQLTPQGRYHSNIFDQSAAEIVAFDAKSKRTFVVNAQSGKIDVLDSENINSPSLISSLNIKADLKKQLNVDAGAANSVDVFDGLIAVAIEAETKTDAGWVAFYNGNSLNFISAVYVGALPDMLTFSKNGKQLVVAIEGEPSEKNYAIDPEGEIALIDINWESEQLTTEVTRLTFSDFNEQGKRHSQLPQQLVLNGYQASVAQDLEPEYVAINSDSSKAYVSLQENNAIAVVDLKNRSIEKIMALGFKDHTLKGNEFDGNNKDKKVAIKNEPALGLYQPDSIATVTINNKDYLLTANEGDDRSDWLTDLSQSECEMANFYYNHEDKACADDIKLKDAFDSSVYAPLNNALDLSNFKEGGPLQSAVQRVKFSYSVTKQFGDIDNDGKIDRMMTFGGRSFSIWDVENETLVFDSGSDFEGITAEKYGKQFNQTHNKLKNEDRSDNKGPEPEALTTAQIDGKTYAFIGLERMGGIMVYDISTPSEATFVQYLNNRDMTVNPKDNKDTNGDGVKEYQVDAGDLGPEGFKFVSAKDSPTQSPILIVGNEVSGTTSFYSIDLK; via the coding sequence ATGAAACGTACTATTTTATCAACAATCATCCTTTCAACAGTATTGAGTGCTTGCTCAAATACAGCAAACGAGTCATCAAGTATTCAGTTAACACCGCAAGGTCGTTACCACAGTAATATTTTTGATCAAAGTGCAGCAGAGATTGTTGCATTTGATGCGAAGAGTAAACGTACCTTTGTTGTAAATGCACAGTCAGGAAAGATTGATGTACTTGATAGTGAAAATATTAATTCCCCATCTCTCATTAGTTCATTGAATATCAAAGCAGATCTTAAAAAACAACTTAACGTTGATGCGGGCGCAGCCAATAGCGTTGATGTTTTCGATGGCCTAATTGCAGTTGCTATTGAAGCTGAAACAAAAACAGATGCTGGCTGGGTCGCTTTTTATAATGGTAACTCATTAAACTTCATTAGTGCTGTGTATGTCGGTGCTTTACCTGATATGTTGACCTTTAGTAAAAATGGCAAACAATTAGTTGTGGCGATTGAAGGTGAGCCGAGCGAAAAAAATTATGCCATTGATCCAGAAGGTGAGATCGCACTTATTGATATCAATTGGGAATCTGAGCAGTTAACTACAGAGGTTACTCGACTTACTTTCAGCGACTTTAATGAGCAAGGCAAGCGTCACTCTCAACTTCCGCAACAACTTGTTTTAAATGGTTATCAAGCAAGTGTTGCACAAGATTTAGAGCCAGAATATGTTGCTATTAATTCAGACTCGTCAAAAGCCTATGTCAGTCTGCAAGAAAATAATGCGATTGCAGTGGTCGATTTAAAGAACAGATCGATTGAGAAAATCATGGCACTTGGTTTTAAGGATCACACCCTAAAAGGTAACGAGTTTGACGGCAATAATAAAGACAAAAAAGTAGCGATAAAAAATGAACCAGCCTTAGGTTTATATCAACCTGATTCCATTGCCACTGTTACTATTAATAACAAAGACTACCTATTAACTGCGAATGAAGGTGATGATCGAAGTGATTGGTTAACGGACTTATCACAAAGTGAATGTGAAATGGCAAACTTTTACTATAACCACGAAGACAAAGCCTGTGCCGATGATATTAAACTTAAAGATGCCTTTGACAGTTCAGTGTATGCACCATTAAACAATGCATTAGACTTGAGCAACTTTAAAGAGGGGGGGCCACTTCAAAGCGCCGTGCAACGTGTTAAATTCTCATATTCTGTCACTAAGCAATTTGGTGATATTGATAACGATGGAAAAATTGATCGTATGATGACCTTTGGTGGTCGTTCATTTTCGATTTGGGATGTTGAAAATGAAACATTAGTGTTCGACTCAGGCAGTGATTTTGAAGGCATTACCGCTGAGAAATATGGAAAGCAATTTAACCAAACGCACAATAAATTAAAAAATGAAGACAGAAGTGATAATAAAGGTCCTGAGCCAGAAGCACTAACCACTGCTCAGATTGATGGCAAAACCTATGCGTTTATTGGCCTTGAGCGAATGGGTGGGATCATGGTGTACGATATTAGCACACCAAGTGAAGCAACCTTTGTACAATACCTTAACAACCGTGATATGACGGTTAACCCAAAAGATAATAAAGACACGAATGGTGATGGTGTTAAAGAATATCAAGTTGATGCAGGGGATCTAGGCCCAGAGGGCTTTAAGTTTGTATCAGCAAAGGATAGTCCAACACAATCGCCTATTTTAATCGTGGGCAATGAAGTCAGCGGTACAACAAGCTTTTACAGTATCGACCTTAAATAA
- the rluF gene encoding 23S rRNA pseudouridine(2604) synthase RluF yields the protein MDKSSEKRLNKYISDSGFCSRREADKLIEQNRVKINGVVPELGTKVQPGDSVVVDGKRINAVEQNKSDRVYIAYNKPIGITCTTERNVHGNIIDAIRHKKRIFPIGRLDKPSEGLIFLTSDGDIVNKILRAENAHDKEYLVTVDKPLSERFVDRMQRGVPILDTITKPCVVKVQSRFVFSIILTQGLNRQIRRMCEFLGYEVTKLKRTRIMNVTLDKLKPGQWRNLTVQEMDDINSAVSGSSKTAVDTAQPKQQNGQAAQAPKKQHSAKPATKKIFVNNKHKSTQDKPKNGKRTLTLKRK from the coding sequence GTGGATAAAAGCAGTGAAAAACGCCTTAACAAATATATTAGTGACTCTGGTTTTTGCTCGCGACGCGAAGCAGATAAATTAATAGAGCAAAATCGCGTTAAAATTAATGGTGTTGTACCCGAGTTAGGAACAAAAGTGCAACCGGGCGATAGCGTTGTTGTTGATGGAAAACGTATCAATGCGGTTGAACAAAATAAATCTGATCGTGTCTATATTGCCTACAACAAACCGATTGGTATTACCTGTACAACAGAAAGAAATGTGCATGGTAATATCATTGATGCTATCCGCCATAAAAAGCGTATTTTCCCTATCGGACGCCTCGATAAACCTTCAGAAGGGCTAATATTTTTAACCAGTGATGGTGATATCGTTAATAAAATATTACGCGCTGAAAATGCACACGATAAAGAATATTTAGTCACCGTTGATAAACCTCTCAGTGAACGCTTTGTGGATCGCATGCAACGTGGTGTGCCTATTTTAGATACAATAACGAAACCCTGTGTGGTGAAAGTACAAAGTCGTTTTGTATTTTCAATAATTTTGACCCAGGGGCTTAATCGTCAAATTAGGCGTATGTGTGAATTCTTAGGTTATGAAGTGACTAAGTTAAAACGTACACGCATTATGAATGTTACGCTTGATAAGTTAAAGCCAGGGCAATGGCGTAACTTAACCGTCCAAGAGATGGATGACATCAATAGTGCGGTTTCGGGATCTTCAAAAACAGCGGTAGATACGGCGCAACCTAAACAACAAAATGGCCAAGCAGCACAAGCACCTAAGAAACAACACTCAGCTAAACCTGCGACTAAAAAAATATTCGTCAATAATAAACATAAATCAACGCAAGATAAGCCTAAGAATGGAAAACGTACCTTAACGTTAAAACGTAAATGA